A stretch of DNA from Cygnus atratus isolate AKBS03 ecotype Queensland, Australia chromosome 9, CAtr_DNAZoo_HiC_assembly, whole genome shotgun sequence:
tatttcagttaaaaGTCTTCCACTATTTCACTTAATGATAACAAGATTGCTTCCAGGCATTCAAGAAATTAAGTAAGCAATATACTTTCTCAgcctaatatatttttttctgacttttttgaCAGCTATGTTTTGTAGgagtggtttttattttattatttttattattataaatctGCTATCCTGAAAATAAGGCTTGGATATTGtatctcattattttttacCTCCACCTGTACACattatatatgtaataataCCCAGTCTTCCAAATGACTTTCAACAATAAGAACAGATGTTTAGAAGTCCCTAAAAGTCCCTAATACTTTTATTAaaccaagattaaaaaaaaaaaaaaagttcaatttaTAATGTTCACTGAATGACTTGGGaatcaaaaacattaaagaaattagAAGGATAATTCAGTATTAGATTCAAAgcttaggaaaatattttgttattctctgtaacatgtcagaaaaaaatctggaatttaAATAGTAAGATGTCATTAATATGTAAATAACAATCCATTACAGTAAAAATAGACTACACATTTGTAAACAATAGGACTTCCATGTAAATCTTAAATGGCATGTAAAGAAATATCTCTGCAAGCTGATCCTCTGCAATATGTTTTACTAGTTTATCTGTAACACTGAAATATAATGTAATTGATGTTGACAAGCATTGCATAAATCTACAATGACCCTTATAAAATCAGGCATTTCACTTAAATATATCCATGGTTTATCTAGGTGACATTTATGTTCACTGCATCTTTTAATAATCTTTAACCTGAAAATACTTGTAATATGTTTGGTGATAATGCAGCTTTTCCAATAAAAAGCTGAGCTGTAAGTGAAGGATTTAACACTTCCCTGTCTCAGTCTGACCTGATCCACCAACAAATGGGACACTTTTGATGAAATATAAATGTCTTTTATACATGTTatctatataaataatatataaaaatataaaaattatatattacatatatacacacacatacataggTATGGTAGACCTTTGGGTCCCAAACTCCATGTGCTCTTACATGAGGGaccaccagcagctctcctggTACTCTTTTTGGGCCTTGGCATGCTTCATCACTGATGGGCTGTTAATGGATTAAAGTCTGTGTGGCTCCACAGACTTTACATGGAAACAGGAAAGTACAGTAAATTTTGGTCCACCCACAAAATCTGTTTGTATACAGgcagttttgaaattaaagtgTTCTCTGTCCTGCTTGGCCTAATATAATACAGGCCCCCTTTCCTTACCATATTTCTCGCAATCATGTTCTGCGTCTGGAGTCTGCATCATGAAGGTGCCTCTTTGTAAGACTCATTTTTGGGGGAGCTATCCAGAGGCAAAtgttcttgaaataaaacagcttgaaaaagaGACGAGACTTTTTAGAAACTTTGGACCATTTCAGACTTAAAAACAGTGTTTCCTCGAGCGTTACAAATCCATGGCACTGTCCATTATTTCTCCAACTAGTGCCATTCTATTGGTAAGTACTACGATAATGTCAGGCATTAGAATGAACCAAAGGCAAGGtaatcataaataaaatagaaataaataaatacaaataaaataaaatacaagcaaaacctatatatataaaatgttttcaggaaatCTTTCAGAAATAGTGTTTCAGGGTAAGAACTAATCAAACGTTTtagcgattttttttttcccattgtgaTATGTATTTACAAGAAACCAGCTGTCTGCTGAGTATTTAGGTATTACTGGAAAATGTGTTGGCAGGACGTGATCTTGTTAACACCGTGGGAAGCCTAGGATACGCTTTTTAGGCTTGTAGCTGACTGTGAGTAAGCATTTGATCCGCATGTAAAAGCCAACACCTACACGGGCAGGGCCGGACAGCCAAGCCTCCTTAACGTCAGAGCACGTGTTGTTTGAGTTAAGCCCAGAGAGCCGCTGCCACCTTAAATTTCTGCCTTCGCAAGAAAACCTGGAACTACAGCGGCCCTTCACTTCAGTAAATATTTGCCCTTCCGTTCCGCCGCCAGCGGAGGGCCGAggccggccgggggctgccgggggctgctcctgaCGCACGAACGCGACACCGCGGCCaggccccgctccctccccgcccctgcctgccctgggggcGGTAGCGCTCCCCGCCTGCTCCCGCCCCGCTCCGGGGGACCGGGTAGGGCCGAGCAGGGCCGGGTAGGGCCGGGTGCTGCGCTGCGGCGACGAGGAGCAGAGCGGGGACTGGTGCGGGAGCGGGTGGGGTCTCCTGGGGAGGTGAGCGTGTGCCCACCGCGTGGGGTTTGTTCTAGGGGCTAAAGTTTTTGGGCTATTGTCATAGGGACGGGAGTGGTCAGGAGGGCCACGTTTGGCTATTCGGGGATTGCGCAACGAGTGACAAAATGCCTCTCTTTTGCGGTAGCTAGTTGTTAGAGGTGGCGAAGCACCCCTCCTGCTTGCAAATTATGGGGAGGGGGTTACGGAGACGTCTTGCTGATGGCCGCTTGGGCGAGCTGCGGGTGGCAGGCACGGCTCGGGCGGTGGTGGTCGCgggggctcggcacggctcggctcggctcggctggGCTCCGGTGCTGGCGCTGCCGGCCCTTAGGATTGGGCTCCGCGAGGGGCCAGGCTGCTCGCTGCGCCCTGCCTTCCGGACGGGCTGTTTCGGTAACTTCAACGGGAAACAGTTTTTAATTCCATCACCCggatgatttttttaagtatgctATGCTTCTAGAGTTGGGGGTTAAATCCAGGGTTTGGTTAGTCGAACGCGGTGATCAAAAAAGTACCATAGAGCTACCTAGGGTGAACTAACGTGTGCTTTACAGGTATTcagcattctgtttttcaaatcctAAACCTTCTCAGAAAGGGCCTGTTTTGGTATTTAAGTGACACTGTGCACGACGTTAGTGTTTGGGGCTTGTGTTAGTGTGCTCACGGCAGTATCTTGTGCAGCAGGGTAAGGAATGAAAGTGGTGGTCATGAATGAAGCCAGCAttattttccagataaaaagcagaagctctGCAGTTAAGTGAATTAAGATGTCTCTAAATTAGTTGCAGCCTAGCTACAGACATGCATCAGCGTAAGTGAGatctggaaaaagagaagctgtGCGATGCAGTTCTTAAAATCAGAAGATGAACTATGGGTGTTCTGCTGTCCATTAAAAAGGGACAAACAACCTCTCAGGCTGTTGTtccctttttgttgttctctgaACTGGAACTGTTTTGTTCCAATTTTGTTCAGAACCTGCATTTCCTTAATCGCCTTTCTAGAAGGTTTTGGCTGACCCTTAGGTACTTGGTCTCAGACCTCGTGGGGAGGGAAAGCTGCTGTGCCTTGCAcctgggtgctgctgaaggCTGCTTCTGTGCCTGTTAGAGTAACACTGCAGGAAAGCAAGGAGCTGGTTGGGTGTGTGCTGCCTTTGGGCTGTTGCAGCACCTTAGTGTGAGCTCTGAGAGCGGAAGGAAGAGCCTGGGAGCTCCCCACGGTGTGGAGGAGGATGGGCGGCACTGACCCTAGACAGCGCAGCGCTTGAGGTATCGAGAGCGAGGCCTCCTGGGCCCCTTCATCTCGCAAGTGCTGAGGCACGTGTGGGGCTTGGGGCTGGTGTCCCAGCAGTGCACTGCTTTGGGCCCCCAAAGGAGCAGTCTGTTTGTGGGGTGGCTGGGCCCTGTCACTCGCGTTTGACACTGAGGTGGTggtcctggctgtgctgggagaggcagcCAGGTGGTCCAGAGATGGCATTTCCTAAGGGCTGCTACTGGGGCAGCTGCTTTGCGAGAAGCGCTCTCGGTTTTCCCGCTACTTGCTTCCTGCCAGGGAAGTGGCTTCTGCTTTTCCCTGGGTAAAGCTGAACCGAGAAACATAACTCCTCTGGCAGGGGGAGGATATTTATATCTCCTGTGAGGCCAGAGCTATAAGTTACCATGGGAATCTCAGCCAAAACAGGACAAAGCTTGAGCAGACTGGTGAGGCTTTTCCTGGCATGTGTTCCCTTCCCTAACCCTGGCCCAGAATAGCCCCAGCAGGTAGGTGCTGGAGCCCCAGCCAGGTCCCCTCCTTGTCTGCCCTCCCACAGGGATGTGTGTGAGCAACGGGTGCCTCAGGTGGTACCATGGCATTTGAAGGACCCTTATAATCGTAGCGTAATTTAGGTTGGGAGGGTTTAAAGGTCGTTTGGGACATCAGGTTCTTTCAGGCCTTTAGGCTTTTCAGGAAATGAACGCAAAGATACGCAGttcctgctgctgggatggTGGAGCCAGGCTACTGCCTGCAGTGCATCTTGCTCTGGATTTATGTCCTGAATGCAGGTTGCTGCATGTGGCCAGCACAGCATAAGGGATTCATGCAGCTACTGTTTTTGTTGGTATATTGGTATAAACCAAAATTAATTCAGTGATGGGTATCTATTTGCTGAAACTTTCTTTTAAGTCTGTGGAATTTTATCTCCATTACAAAGAATTAGcattcttccttctcttgtatTAGGAAAGTACTTTTACTTTGCTCAGTAAATACGTTTCAGTGGTTGCTGcctatatttatttaaaaactgctaCTAGAGCTAGTACCACACAGCAGCGTGTAAAGCTCTTTATTAaaccaaaatggaaaatataggCTTTGAATCACTGATCTTACGTTGCTCTGCATAACTGAGGCAGCTAGGGaccaagacatttttttcaatggCGCAATTGCCTTTTGCCTGTTGCTACATTTTCTTCACTAGTTGGGAATTTCCCTGTATGTAAGAAGGTGGCTGAACAATAAGTCGTGTAATATAATGGCAGAGAAAAACGAGTTTTTGTTCCTTGTTCCTTTGgtacttcagatttttttgtttgtttgtttcacagtcTTTTTAAACTAGTTGGATGAAAAGGAAGGTGTGACTGACAGTGTTGTGTTAATCTTGGTGGCTGAATCAAGAGCCGTAGAAGGAGTCAATAAAAAGCAATAGAAGAAAGagaattctattaaaaaaaaaataatctctttagCATCATGTTGGATAAAATGGGGGTTGAACTCTGTAAAGTCTTTATTGCTTTGCTATCTGTAGAGcacatttcaacattttctgaatCATATATTGCACAGAGGAGTGTATGTATGgctgtaaaataaatcatatgaTTCTGTCCCTACTTGCCCTTTATGAAAGGGTTCAGTTGTAATTCTTaatgtttcactgaaattcaAGTACATGGAATGTCTCACAGTGTAAACTGATAAACTGATCTTTTGCtagttaaaataacatttttttaaatcatcttgaATTTGCGTATTCCTACAAGCCAGAAGTTTTGTCACCATGTTTTAATATGGACATATATTAAACATGCCACACTAGATTATCAACAGCAAGAACAAGGTTTAAGTTACATACTTTGAATGtgttctttcagtgtttttttctttcctttttagatTTGATGCATAATATCAAATCATTtcatattactattttttaaaacgTTATTCATATGGgactaaaatcaaaatacataaaacagtgTGATATTTTTGTTAGTAATGTGTGCTaggacaggagaaaaaggatattaaaaaagaacgcttttaaaactaattattaaacaaaaaggaTGTTGTGTGTAAGCTGGCAAGTGAGCTGGGTGCCATATCATCCCACAACCATTCATCCTCCTGGATACAGCTGTTGCTGTGGGAGTCAGAAACAGGAAGGAActcttttcagtttcagtttaaTTCCCAGCTTTGGATGAGCATCTTTGCTGAACTGAAATAATTGGATGAACTGTAACAGACAAAATATATTACTAggttttactgtattttttttttaactccttttgGAGACCAcggaagaggagaaagaaaaagacaagcagCTGGCCCTTTTCCTCCTGGCATTCTGCTGTGGATACCCATTTGCCTGTGCAAGCCCACCTCTTATTATGcgtggagacaaaaaaaaaaaatcatatgtgATACTTGGTAGTACCACTTCAAAAGTGGAATAGCATCAGCTGAGTAGGTGGCAGGTGTCACAGCTGCTTCAGGTTTTACCCGAGCGGGTTTTGTAGTCCACATCAATAATGAAACTAGTTGCTCTGAAATTACTGTTCCATTTGTTCATATGAGTTGCCTGGCGGTTTTGGATAGTTGCACAATGTAGTCCTGCACTGCTATGAAATAACTGTACATCCTGATGCTTTCCGCTGAGTTGAGGATGATTTCAGGATACACAAAGCATGAAGGCAGCAGGCAAAGataattcagattaattttgtGGTAGAGGCTTAACCTAGAAGGAAGCTGAgatatttaaagttattttagcTTGTATTTATAATTCATCTGTCCCATATAATTTAGACATGCAAATATCTTTGATCACTAATTTAAAACTGCGTAATATCACACAAAAGTaattcattcaaaaataataaatatatattttgttttgcagaacagTTATAAGCAGATCTACGGCAATGCAAGGTGAGTAAAATATAAACCAACTGTCGTCTTTTGTCATATCAAAGATAATATGGTTTCTGCAGGGATGTTCATGCAATATTAGCTTAGCTATAAGTTTGCCTAACTTATGGTAGATGTTTGaatgatttaaattttaaaatttaataatttacaaAGTATATagcttacattttaaaatcttaatttctgaggtttagtaaaaaataaattaatcataTTGAAATGCAGGCTACTTCTGCTTACAAGCTGACCTTGTTACTTAATCCATAACGCTGAGTCAGCTGGTGACGAATTAGCATGTTACAGGCTAGAAGAACTtgggagaaaatgttttatgtagTGAAGAATGGCTCATTTACCAGTCTTCTGTACAGGAGTGCAGCCTGTCAGTTTGCTGCCAGTTCTTTGTGTTAGAGCCTTCTTGTGAATATAAATGAACAAGGCCCCTCTGATCCAGACAGCAAGTGAGCTGCCTGCTTGGCTGGGCTTTAGGTGActtccagagatcccttccagaCTGAAATGGTTCTGTGATAGTGTGACATCATGACATCAAGTGTAATGCTCGTCTTTTTTTCTGCGCTTTAAGGGTCAGAACTCTTTCAAGGCATACTAAGCTTTAATACacatattttgcataaaatacaAGCTTATTATATAGTTTTTGCTATTCAGAAAATagcttaatttttatatatctaCTTTGAAGAAGGCAACAGCTTGGGGATCTTTTGCCCTATGTGTAGGAGGCAATGAGCAATACTCAAAATATATGTTGCATTCTTCCAGCACATAACCCTGCACCGGCACCTGGATTTGCAAATGTTGGCTATGCACAAGGAAATCAGGTCCCCTATGGCTACCCGCAGTATGCACCTGGGAATTTCCAAGGTAGGTTGCTTGGCTACAGATCTGCTATTTCGTTAGGAGATAAGCATGGGGAGCAGGAGGTTTTACCAGAGCAACCATCTTTGATTTACTTTTCTGATATTAATTCTGTAGAGTTTCTGGTAACTTCTATTTTGCTCAAAGTCTTACTCTTCTTGGTGTTAGTGTGTGCTGAGCAGTGCCAGTAGCGGaagtttaaaatgctgtatgTTCTTCCTCGCTGGTCACCAGTGGGAGTTTGTTAGGGAGGTGTCACTGGTGCAAAGTAACTAATGTATGGCAGCTTCTTGCTGATGaccagattttttaaattaaaatgttagttcatttttcttcagaaatccaGAATTGGATTTTCCTTTCACAGTTCTGGTCATGTGGATCCTGTTCCTGTTTCCTACCCTTTTGCTGTACTTTGCATGTacactttcatttcctttccacttTTTCTATCTTATGTTCCAtgttcaaaacacagcacttgTAAATAGTTTCTCATGTCCTGGCATCtaactgttttctgaagaacCAAATCACAATGAGCAATATCTAACAATCAAGCTCTCAAAGCGTAAGTTATGGATAAAGTGCAAAATGTTTGGCTTAGGTTTCTGTGTTGTACATAAGTTAAATCTTGCGTGTCTTGTAGCAAGTATCAGAGTTCTCCAAGTTCAGCTAGCCTTCAGCAAGGAATGAGCTGGTGCTACCTGTACTACAAAGGTCAGGGGAGCATATTTTTGTTCCAAATAATTGCGCACATACACTTACACAATGGCAGTCAGTGTGTGCGCAAGGCCTGTGCTCAGATGTACGAGGGAGTGTTTCATAAGGGTGGATCCTCACCTGGGGTGAGTGTTCCTGCTGGCTACAAGCTTTAAGCCACTGCTCTGTTCATCACCTGGCTTATGGCCACAGCGTCATCTTCCACATATAATAGCCCATGTTTTGTAATGTAGTATGAAACACTGGTGCTGAACTACTGGTGCTAAAGGTAAATCTACGAGTCAGTATCTCGAATTAGTTGTCTTTGTACAGCTCTACAAAAGTGTTCTTGGTGGTTTCTACTTGTTTCTGTGTGCTTCtgagtaaaatacaaaattcctCTGCATCTGATTGAAGGTCTTATCTGTCTACTGGGTAGGGAAAATCTACAGTTCCTGTTTCGTAACTTCCAGTAACAGCAGCGTCAGCTGGCCCGGCTGCGGGGGATGCAGCTGCCAGGGCCGTTCCGTGCTGCGGGCGCCCtctgtggggctgggtgctTACATGACTGGGGCCTGCTGCAGGAGCGTGGCTTGGAGAGCTCTGCCTTGGCCCTTGTAGGCCCAGgggctttttccttctttgctgtgTACCTCCTGCATGAGGGAGTTGTGGATTTCCCGAGTTTCGGGTGAGAATCCATTCAGCAAGTGGGAACGTACTGGTTTTGGATCCCACTCATTTAGTTTTAAGCTGGAGGTGAATTTTGCTGAAAGGATGTTTCTTATCACATAAGTAGAAGGTGTTATTCTAGGAAAATTCTGTCTTAAAATTCCTCTGATATTTACAAGTTGTCAATTGAGCAAATACTTTTCCTGTATTGTAATGTATTGTGTTGTCTTTACTTAGaaataatcttatttatttatttatttatttttgtgtgaatAAAATTTCTGCTATATACAAGAgtaacacatttatttatttaacttgtttttgtCTGGAGGGATTAGAACATCCCTGTCCATCATGACTTCCTTGGATCTGAGGATCTTCATGCTTCAGAAAAGTAAACAAGTCTTTTTGAAGATCCATGGTGCAGCAAGACCTAAGTTTCCTAACTGTATCTCTCCTTACACTTAggtggtgctggagcagggcccTATGGTTTCCAGGCACAGCCCATGGGAGGCCCACCTGGTCTGGGTGGTCCACCCATCCAGAACCAGCCCACCGCCAAGGACGGGACAATCTGGATgcccatccctcctcctcctcccagctgcccTCCCGGTCTGGAATACCTCACACAGGTACCTgcagccttcctccttccccagggaACAGGTGGTCACCTGAGAAGCAGCCTACATCTGTGGGAAAGCTAAAGAACACATCTGTCTTTGTTGCATCTGTCTTTTGGGCTGCTAAGTAAGGCCTTTTGTAATGTGAGTGATGCAGTTTTGAATGTGGAGGTGCCTGTTACGGCCAGAGCACATTATGGGGTACCTGTGCTCCTGCCAAGTGAGATGCTGAAGGGCAGGGGGCTTGGATGTATTGTACATCTTTCCTGTTTCTAAAGCTACTGTTCGTGAGAAGTAATGCGATTTGGCAAGGTGTTTAGAACAGATACGTATAATGTGGGTATCTGAAGCACCTTAGAGGTGCTTGCTTTTCCGTGTGATGCTTTCTCAGACACTGGTCAAGCTTCACAAACTTAGAGAATGTTAATAGCAAAATGAGAATTGCTCCCATGTTACAGGATACACTCTCGTACTGTAAAAGCACACTTTGTCTTATTACTGGGAACTTGATACCAATATATTGCCAGTTTTGCAAATTGCTctaaaggggggggggaaaaaaagcttcctgAGTTTCACTCAGAGCTGAGCAGTAGCTGAGCTTCTGCTctaaaatttctgaatttcatgctGGTGactcctgcttctctctgtaCAAATTCCTGACGTAGCTATCTGGGATGTGTGGTGTGCGGGGATATGTCAGCCTCTGTAGTAGTACTGAGCTACACCAAGTCCTGAAAGGAACACAGGCATGTTCATCCTGTGTGCTTGTAACCAGACCAGCTTGGGTACAGCTTTTACCATCTTCTGTGGTGCTCTGAAACACTGTTCTGCTCTACTGACAGAGGACAGGACAGGGAGGACGTGAGCCATGTCCATAGCTTTGCTAGTAGATGATCAGTCTTTAGGAAATGTATTGCTCCATAAATCtgcattctgaaaaaaacaacaacaatgctTCTTAAAACCAGATTTCTCTTAGTTATAACTTGTTAactgtttattctgtttcatttttcaaccATGAACAGATTGACCAGATATTAATTCATCAGCAAACCGAACTTCTTGAGAGTAAGTGAAAAGTGTTTATcgcagagaaaatatttaaatctaaaAGTCCCCAAAACTCTGAAGTTTAGACTTTCTTTGACGCTACTTGTTTAAAATAGATCCTTTCATGGATtgctccctctctctttcctgcctCTTACCTTGTCTTAATTCCCACAGAACttgtggaggagaggagggaagaaggaaacaggagggtagaaaaagattttaaactgGTTCTATAGCTTAAAAGATACACAGCAATGTGACTGAGTAATCTTTGTAACCAGTTATAGCTGAAATCGCTAATCTCCCATGCTATTTATTCATGATTTcagctttcctctcttccctacTTAAAGATCTTTTTATGTCTCCTCTTACCCCATCTAATTCATTGGGCTGGCATGCTGCTCCAATTCCATTTCCAGGCAATCTTGCTCTTTTAGTGAATTGAACtactttccttctgctcctgtCATTCTGTTCACTTTAAGAATATCAAAGTCGTGTTATCAGTGtctttcaaacagaagaaatgaaatggacCTTCCATCTCAGCTGAAACctaatgctgctgcttttgctttccataATACTTCAAGGGTACTCTAATTTCTCcaacaaataaatcaaaatttcagCCCTGGCTCGTGCTATTTTCtatttgtgctgctgtgaaTCTTGTCTGTGAGGCCTTTTCTTGGCTTTCTCATTCTGAACATATTCATGCCCTCTGGagcccttttcttccttcaccaCTAAACTTAAGTCTTCCTGATTTTCACACCTTCAGCTCTTCCCTAAGAACCTTCCATGCTGTGTGACTCAGAGTGGCAGTGCTCGCTCTGGCAGTGTGGGGGGCCCTTGTCTGGTAGGAGGGGAGCTGACAGACATTCCTGTGCTCTTTCTATGTTGCCGTGTTCATGGTGGCTTGTCCTCGCTGAAATTCTCTGTGGGACTGGCCTGCTTGAGGGCCCTTTGCCAGTAGCTGCCTCTGACAGACTCCGAATGAGGCCTTCCCAAACCGTAGTGTAGGAGTAGCATGGTGgcttttcttactgtttttcacATAGACACACCTAAGGAATTAACAgttactgtttttcagttttccttggATTTGAATCAAACAACAAATACGAAATCAAGAATACGCTGGGGCAAAGGGTGTACTTTGTGGTAGAGGACACTGACTGCTGTACAAGGAACTGCTGTGGGCCATCACGACCTTTCACCATACGGATTATGGACAAT
This window harbors:
- the PLSCR1 gene encoding phospholipid scramblase 1, with the protein product MQAHNPAPAPGFANVGYAQGNQVPYGYPQYAPGNFQGGAGAGPYGFQAQPMGGPPGLGGPPIQNQPTAKDGTIWMPIPPPPPSCPPGLEYLTQIDQILIHQQTELLEIFLGFESNNKYEIKNTLGQRVYFVVEDTDCCTRNCCGPSRPFTIRIMDNLGREVITLQRPLRCSSCCFPCCLQEIEIQAPPGTPVGYVVQNWHPCLPKFTVQDERRMDVLKISGPCVVCSCCEDVNFEVKTLDEISTIGKISKQWTGFLKEAFTDADNFGVAFPMDLDVKMKAVMIGACFLIDFMFFERIGDNPQRTGVWQ